The following are encoded in a window of Ruminiclostridium herbifermentans genomic DNA:
- a CDS encoding cation-translocating P-type ATPase — translation MSVAESRLNFANSKNLLTEGLTDNEAKKKLQKYGFNIISERKKISPLKILFQQFTDVMIIILIIATIISGFMGDMTEAITIIAIVIVNAVLGFAQEFKTERTMEALKSLAAPSAKVIRNEQQVNIPAEEIVPGDVLVIETGDRIAADAAILECNSLYVDESLLTGESVPVEKHALKIKDSLINSYDKKSSVYMGTVVTGGRAKAVVYATGMKTEMGNIADMIQNIEDDETPLQKRLSHLGKYIAIGCLAICTIVSITGILRGEQLLTMLLAGISLAVAAIPEGLPAIVTIALALGVQRMLKRNALIRKLPAVETLGCASIICSDKTGTLTENKMTVRKIYAAGCELDVTGSGYSTEGSFMAGKKQTDPLRMEGIKLALEIGALCNNSVCTTENNNNMAVGKLKALFSKQSNLKITGDPTEAALTIAAMKAGITRSRLNSSYHRIDELPFDADRKCMSVVCKNSSGEIFVFTKGAPDMIIDKCNRVMSSRGITKLDDIAKRSITRINDTMASNALRVMGLAYKKLETGTYRAEAKNLEKDLIFVGLMGMIDPPRREAVVAVQKCKLAGIKPIMITGDHKLTAAAIAKELNIYCDGDEVLTGADLDKMTDGQLAKVAKTVSVYARVSPKHKLMIVRVLKSLGHIVAMTGDGVNDAPAVKEADIGVSMGVTGTDVTKEASSMVLLDDNFATLVAAVEEGRVIYNNIRKFIRYMLACNLGEVLTMFLGILLMLPIPLLPIQILWVNLATDGLPAIALGLDPPEKDIMMQRPRGANDNIFSHGLLRLIVTRGIFIGLSTLGVFMSIFYILGDVETARTSAFMTLVITQLIHVFECKSETRNIFENSLFNNIPLVLAVLCSIIMVLAVVYVPVLQGIFDTVALGISEWFIIIGVSLIVPILSSMFKRNRRGLDQ, via the coding sequence ATGAGCGTAGCAGAATCTAGATTAAACTTTGCAAATTCAAAAAACTTACTAACTGAAGGGCTTACTGACAATGAAGCAAAGAAAAAGCTTCAGAAGTATGGCTTTAATATTATATCCGAAAGAAAAAAAATATCTCCGCTTAAAATTCTCTTTCAGCAATTTACAGATGTAATGATTATTATTCTCATAATAGCAACTATTATATCTGGATTTATGGGTGATATGACAGAGGCAATCACAATAATAGCAATAGTAATAGTAAATGCTGTTTTGGGATTTGCTCAAGAATTTAAAACAGAGAGAACAATGGAGGCATTAAAATCCTTGGCAGCACCATCTGCAAAGGTTATCAGAAATGAACAGCAGGTTAATATTCCGGCAGAAGAAATCGTTCCGGGGGATGTTCTTGTAATTGAGACTGGAGACAGAATTGCCGCAGATGCTGCAATTCTTGAATGTAATAGTTTATACGTTGATGAATCACTTCTTACGGGGGAATCTGTTCCCGTAGAAAAGCATGCACTAAAAATAAAAGATTCTTTAATTAATTCCTATGATAAGAAATCCTCTGTATACATGGGCACAGTTGTAACAGGTGGAAGAGCTAAGGCGGTAGTTTATGCAACAGGGATGAAGACTGAAATGGGGAATATCGCTGATATGATTCAAAACATAGAAGATGATGAAACCCCACTTCAAAAAAGGCTATCCCATCTGGGAAAATATATTGCAATTGGATGCTTAGCAATTTGTACTATTGTTTCTATAACAGGAATTTTAAGAGGTGAGCAGCTTTTAACCATGCTTTTAGCAGGGATTAGCTTAGCTGTAGCGGCTATTCCAGAAGGGTTACCTGCCATAGTTACCATTGCTCTTGCGTTAGGTGTACAGAGAATGCTAAAGAGAAATGCATTAATTCGTAAGCTTCCTGCAGTTGAAACACTAGGCTGTGCAAGTATTATATGTTCTGACAAAACAGGAACATTGACAGAAAACAAGATGACAGTCAGGAAAATATATGCAGCTGGATGTGAACTAGATGTAACTGGCAGCGGTTATAGCACTGAGGGCAGCTTTATGGCTGGCAAAAAGCAAACTGATCCACTTAGAATGGAAGGTATAAAGCTGGCTCTTGAAATTGGGGCTTTGTGCAATAATTCTGTCTGTACCACTGAAAACAATAATAATATGGCAGTTGGAAAGCTAAAAGCCTTATTTTCTAAACAATCAAATCTGAAAATAACAGGAGACCCAACTGAAGCTGCGTTGACTATTGCTGCTATGAAGGCAGGAATTACTCGAAGCCGCTTAAATAGCAGTTATCACAGAATAGATGAGTTGCCTTTTGATGCTGACAGAAAGTGTATGTCGGTAGTTTGTAAAAATTCTAGTGGCGAAATATTTGTATTTACAAAGGGTGCTCCTGATATGATTATTGATAAATGTAACAGAGTCATGTCTTCAAGAGGAATTACTAAGCTAGACGATATAGCAAAGAGAAGTATTACGAGAATAAATGATACAATGGCAAGTAACGCACTCAGAGTAATGGGCTTGGCTTATAAAAAGCTAGAGACAGGTACATACAGAGCAGAAGCTAAAAATTTAGAAAAGGACCTTATTTTTGTCGGATTAATGGGAATGATTGATCCGCCTAGAAGAGAAGCTGTAGTAGCAGTACAAAAATGTAAATTGGCTGGAATAAAGCCGATAATGATTACAGGAGACCATAAGCTTACAGCTGCTGCCATTGCAAAAGAATTAAATATTTACTGTGATGGAGATGAAGTCTTGACAGGAGCAGACCTGGATAAGATGACTGATGGACAGCTTGCAAAAGTAGCTAAAACGGTTTCGGTTTATGCAAGAGTATCGCCGAAGCATAAGCTTATGATTGTTAGAGTGCTTAAGTCTCTAGGTCATATTGTAGCAATGACAGGTGACGGAGTAAATGATGCACCTGCAGTAAAAGAGGCTGACATAGGTGTTTCAATGGGCGTAACCGGTACTGATGTTACAAAAGAAGCTTCGTCAATGGTGCTTTTAGACGATAATTTTGCTACTTTAGTAGCAGCCGTTGAAGAAGGACGTGTAATATATAATAATATTCGAAAGTTTATTAGATATATGCTTGCTTGTAATCTTGGAGAAGTGCTGACAATGTTTTTAGGCATATTGTTGATGTTACCAATACCTCTATTGCCAATTCAAATCCTTTGGGTTAATCTTGCCACAGATGGATTGCCTGCAATTGCTTTGGGATTAGATCCTCCAGAAAAGGATATTATGATGCAAAGACCAAGAGGGGCAAATGACAATATTTTTTCTCATGGTTTATTGAGATTGATAGTTACAAGGGGAATATTTATTGGACTAAGCACATTAGGTGTATTTATGAGTATTTTCTACATCTTAGGCGATGTAGAAACAGCACGAACCAGTGCCTTTATGACCTTGGTTATAACCCAGCTAATACATGTATTTGAGTGTAAGTCGGAAACAAGAAATATATTTGAAAATTCTTTATTTAATAATATACCATTAGTGTTAGCGGTTTTGTGTTCAATAATTATGGTATTGGCGGTTGTTTATGTTCCAGTGTTACAAGGAATTTTTGATACTGTGGCATTAGGAATAAGTGAGTGGTTTATAATTATTGGTGTTTCACTGATAGTTCCTATTCTATCAAGTATGTTTAAAAGAAATAGGAGGGGTTTGGATCAATAG
- a CDS encoding lipopolysaccharide biosynthesis protein, with the protein MSSVNRMVKTTAIYFVGNFASKLLTFILLPIYAAYLSTDSFGTVDLIISTLPLIAPVFTLQSTESVFRFICGEENEQKIKVSITNALAIINFGMIVFSVLYIPIITINKYSNSILLYLYFILTYIGIFSQQVARGIKKNKEYAIAGVLTTIIQAVLNIILIVSFKMQAESLLISASAASFVITIYLVYKSNMWEYIDFKFINRLEIISQLKYGIPLIPNQICWWANSAFCKYVLVYFWGSGDNGVFAFASKFPNFIMAVNSIFLLAFVENLIIEYKSPECNEFFSKWFKLFCISQILLVAMLLPVTKIYNILTISSTYSTAALYIPILYVSSLFSSFSAMLGSIYTASMKTVYAFSTTLVSACTNVIFGLLLIPQFGILGVCVANVISSVVFLLVRVMTIRKIMIIKYNLMEIYPTIIILICTLVWYYLCSLYLQMVPIILITAFVFIKYKNELNLVLDLRRQKMKNSNYRK; encoded by the coding sequence ATGAGTAGTGTGAATAGAATGGTAAAAACAACAGCTATATATTTTGTAGGCAATTTTGCATCAAAGCTATTAACATTTATTCTGCTTCCAATATATGCAGCTTATTTAAGCACTGATTCATTTGGAACGGTAGATTTAATAATAAGTACGCTACCCTTGATTGCGCCTGTTTTCACGCTGCAATCAACAGAGAGCGTTTTTAGATTTATATGTGGTGAAGAAAATGAGCAAAAGATTAAAGTAAGCATTACTAATGCATTGGCAATTATTAACTTTGGAATGATAGTATTTTCAGTTTTATATATACCTATAATAACCATCAATAAGTATAGTAATTCTATTTTATTGTACTTATATTTTATATTAACCTATATCGGCATTTTTTCACAGCAAGTAGCAAGAGGTATTAAAAAAAATAAGGAATATGCCATAGCAGGAGTACTAACAACTATAATTCAAGCAGTATTAAATATTATATTAATAGTTAGCTTTAAAATGCAGGCAGAGTCATTATTGATTTCTGCTAGTGCAGCTTCGTTTGTGATTACAATTTATCTTGTTTATAAATCAAATATGTGGGAATATATTGATTTTAAGTTTATAAACAGGTTGGAAATAATAAGTCAGCTAAAATATGGTATTCCTCTGATTCCTAATCAAATATGCTGGTGGGCTAATAGTGCATTTTGCAAATATGTGCTTGTATATTTTTGGGGTTCAGGTGATAATGGCGTCTTTGCTTTTGCAAGCAAGTTTCCAAACTTTATAATGGCAGTAAATTCAATATTTCTGCTTGCCTTTGTGGAAAATCTTATAATAGAGTATAAGTCCCCTGAATGTAATGAATTTTTTTCAAAATGGTTTAAGCTTTTCTGCATTTCTCAAATATTACTAGTTGCAATGCTCTTACCTGTAACAAAAATATATAATATTTTAACTATTTCATCAACTTACAGTACAGCAGCTTTGTATATTCCTATATTATATGTAAGTTCACTATTTAGTTCATTTTCTGCAATGCTTGGAAGCATATACACAGCTTCTATGAAAACAGTATATGCCTTTTCAACTACGCTGGTATCTGCATGCACAAATGTTATTTTTGGACTATTACTTATCCCCCAATTTGGGATTTTAGGTGTATGTGTGGCGAATGTGATTTCGTCAGTAGTTTTTCTGTTGGTTAGGGTTATGACAATAAGAAAAATAATGATAATTAAATATAATTTGATGGAAATATATCCAACAATAATAATATTGATATGCACATTGGTTTGGTATTACTTATGTAGCTTATATCTTCAAATGGTACCAATTATATTAATTACAGCATTCGTATTTATTAAATATAAAAATGAATTAAACTTAGTGTTGGATTTGCGTAGACAAAAGATGAAAAATTCAAATTACAGAAAATAA
- a CDS encoding MgtC/SapB family protein: protein MWLVNAFIGQAEFYLSIIIRLLEACLLGGIIGFEREHLHRPAGFRTHILVCVGSALVMITSEFIFNKFSANVNADPARLGAQVISGIGFLGAGTIIKEGINVKGLTTAASLWAVSCVGIAVGIGFYSGAFIATIIIFLTLVVIRKVQMRRTSKKNIRLCIHTLIKRGEVRELSQLIEELGVTVTDTEFVSSERDGEMILRYKIQIPNDIPTVEVIEAVLCHNTVRRVYEE, encoded by the coding sequence ATGTGGCTAGTCAATGCATTTATCGGTCAGGCAGAATTCTATTTATCAATTATTATAAGGCTTCTTGAAGCTTGCCTCCTTGGGGGAATTATCGGATTTGAGAGAGAACACCTGCATAGGCCGGCAGGTTTTCGAACACATATACTTGTATGTGTAGGGTCTGCGTTAGTAATGATTACCTCCGAGTTTATTTTTAATAAATTTTCAGCTAATGTAAATGCAGATCCTGCAAGGCTAGGTGCTCAAGTTATCAGTGGAATAGGATTTTTAGGTGCAGGCACTATAATTAAAGAAGGTATAAATGTAAAAGGACTGACAACTGCTGCTAGTCTTTGGGCTGTTTCATGTGTAGGAATAGCAGTAGGCATTGGCTTTTACTCGGGAGCCTTTATTGCAACCATTATAATTTTTCTGACTTTGGTGGTAATCAGAAAGGTTCAAATGAGAAGGACTTCTAAAAAAAATATCAGATTATGTATTCATACTTTGATAAAAAGAGGAGAAGTACGAGAACTTTCCCAGCTTATTGAAGAACTTGGAGTGACAGTAACAGACACTGAATTCGTAAGCAGTGAGAGAGATGGAGAAATGATTTTACGATACAAAATTCAAATACCTAATGACATTCCTACGGTAGAGGTGATTGAGGCAGTTCTGTGTCATAATACAGTGAGACGTGTATATGAAGAGTAA
- a CDS encoding CTP synthase, with translation MSVKYIFVTGGVVSGLGKGITAASLGRLLKARGVHVTIQKFDPYINVDPGTMSPYQHGEVYVTEDGAETDLDLGHYERFIDENLSKNSNITTGKVYWSIINKERKGDFLGGTVQVIPHITNEIKDRVYRVGKSERTDVVITEIGGTVGDIESLPFLEAIRQVSTDVGRENVMYIHVTLVPYLGKSEELKTKPTQHSVKELRSIGIQPDVIVCRTEKFISQDMKDKISLFCNVPEGAVVQNLDAEVLYEVPLMLEKEGLAKIVCKRLGLECKEPDLTEWEEMVRRQKNPKSSVTIALVGKYVELHDAYLSVAESLRHGGIGNDVEVDIKWVNSEEVENADIGEYLKDVDGIIVPGGFGDRGIEGKISAITYARENKIPFFGICLGMQMAVVEFARNVAGLHDANSSEFGETPYPVIDLMPDQRDIDEMGGTMRLGVYPCKLNEDTKIYQIYNDELIYERHRHRYEFNNEYREILSNSGMVLSGLSPSGKLVETIELKDHPWFIGVQFHPEFKSRPNKPHPLFRDFIRAAYDKKQNA, from the coding sequence ATGTCAGTAAAGTATATCTTCGTAACTGGTGGTGTGGTTTCCGGATTAGGAAAAGGAATTACAGCAGCATCATTAGGAAGGCTTTTAAAAGCAAGAGGAGTACATGTAACTATTCAAAAATTTGATCCATATATAAATGTAGATCCGGGCACTATGAGTCCTTACCAGCATGGAGAGGTTTATGTAACAGAAGATGGAGCAGAAACAGATCTGGATTTAGGACATTACGAAAGGTTTATTGATGAGAACCTTAGTAAGAATAGTAATATCACAACAGGTAAAGTTTATTGGTCCATTATAAATAAAGAGAGAAAAGGTGATTTTCTTGGAGGAACTGTTCAGGTAATTCCTCATATCACTAATGAAATTAAAGACAGAGTATATAGAGTTGGAAAGTCAGAGAGAACTGACGTTGTTATAACAGAAATAGGAGGAACTGTTGGTGACATAGAAAGTCTTCCGTTTCTTGAAGCTATCAGGCAAGTATCTACAGATGTCGGAAGAGAAAATGTTATGTATATTCATGTAACGCTTGTTCCATATCTTGGAAAGTCTGAAGAGCTTAAAACAAAGCCTACACAGCACAGTGTTAAGGAACTTAGAAGTATAGGGATACAACCTGATGTTATAGTTTGCAGAACAGAGAAATTTATATCTCAGGATATGAAGGACAAGATTAGTTTATTCTGTAATGTACCTGAGGGCGCAGTTGTTCAAAACCTTGACGCAGAGGTTCTTTATGAAGTTCCATTGATGCTTGAAAAAGAAGGCCTTGCAAAAATAGTTTGTAAAAGATTAGGTTTAGAGTGTAAAGAACCTGATCTAACAGAATGGGAAGAAATGGTGAGAAGGCAAAAAAATCCAAAGAGTTCTGTAACCATTGCTTTGGTTGGTAAATATGTTGAGTTGCATGATGCATATTTGAGTGTTGCAGAGTCCTTACGCCATGGTGGAATCGGAAATGATGTTGAGGTTGACATCAAATGGGTAAACTCTGAAGAAGTTGAGAATGCTGATATTGGGGAATATTTGAAGGATGTTGATGGAATAATTGTGCCAGGCGGTTTTGGAGATAGAGGAATTGAAGGTAAGATTTCTGCCATTACATATGCCAGAGAGAATAAAATTCCATTCTTCGGAATTTGTCTTGGCATGCAAATGGCCGTAGTTGAGTTCGCAAGAAATGTTGCAGGGCTCCATGATGCAAACAGTTCAGAGTTTGGGGAAACTCCATATCCAGTAATTGATTTAATGCCGGATCAGCGTGACATTGACGAGATGGGCGGTACAATGAGATTGGGTGTTTATCCTTGTAAGCTTAATGAAGATACAAAGATTTATCAAATTTATAATGATGAACTAATATATGAAAGACACAGACACAGGTATGAGTTTAACAATGAGTATCGTGAGATTCTTTCTAATAGTGGCATGGTTTTATCAGGTCTTTCTCCAAGTGGAAAACTTGTTGAAACTATTGAACTAAAAGATCATCCTTGGTTTATTGGCGTTCAGTTCCATCCAGAATTTAAATCAAGGCCAAATAAGCCACATCCTTTGTTTAGGGATTTTATCAGAGCTGCTTATGATAAAAAACAGAATGCATAG
- a CDS encoding ABC transporter permease, whose amino-acid sequence MLAVFKKEFRAYFTSPIAYVMISLFLLLSSIVFYINLASPTAEYNYLNLSYMSLFLILIIPILTMKILADERKSGTEVLLRTSPTSLTKIIIGKYLAAFSVFMVMTVITFVYPVLLKIFGNPDIPEIVGGYVGYILLGASFIAFGLFSSSLTESQIVAAIISVVGLLIMWLLQGIAPNLGGIWADILNWFSLYSRTEDLFAGILSLKAIVYYLSFSAVFVFLAIRVIEKRRWSKG is encoded by the coding sequence ATGTTAGCCGTGTTTAAAAAGGAGTTTAGGGCTTACTTTACTTCGCCAATAGCGTATGTAATGATTAGCTTGTTTTTGCTATTATCATCAATTGTATTTTATATCAATTTAGCTTCGCCTACTGCGGAGTATAATTACTTAAATCTATCTTATATGTCACTTTTTTTAATACTTATAATTCCTATATTGACAATGAAAATACTTGCAGATGAAAGAAAAAGTGGTACTGAAGTGCTCTTAAGAACATCACCAACTAGTTTAACAAAGATTATTATTGGAAAGTACTTAGCTGCTTTTTCTGTTTTTATGGTTATGACTGTAATAACATTTGTTTATCCTGTATTACTTAAAATATTTGGAAACCCTGACATACCTGAAATAGTTGGTGGATACGTAGGTTATATACTTCTTGGAGCTTCATTTATAGCTTTTGGTTTGTTTTCATCATCTTTAACTGAAAGTCAGATTGTGGCTGCAATAATCAGTGTAGTGGGTCTTTTGATTATGTGGCTGCTGCAAGGAATAGCTCCTAATCTTGGTGGAATTTGGGCAGATATTCTAAACTGGTTCTCATTGTATTCTAGAACAGAAGATTTATTTGCAGGAATACTTTCACTTAAGGCAATAGTATATTATTTAAGTTTTTCAGCAGTATTTGTATTCTTAGCAATTAGAGTAATAGAAAAAAGAAGATGGAGCAAGGGGTGA
- a CDS encoding VanZ family protein has translation MKRKMLIIILIIFAVAWLGVIFFMSSQTAAESDQISKRVTKAAVIIGEKAGVIEYGASNSEEILKEYNISVRKFAHVAMYFLLASLIFIALWQLRVKKLLSVIISFLICIYIALVDEINQMNFAGRNSGVISEGINDIYKDFVGIITAILILFIIRIINEIRSKKVQ, from the coding sequence ATGAAAAGAAAGATGCTAATCATAATATTAATTATTTTTGCAGTAGCATGGTTAGGCGTTATATTTTTTATGTCATCCCAAACTGCTGCGGAGTCTGACCAAATTAGTAAAAGGGTAACTAAAGCTGCTGTTATTATTGGCGAAAAAGCAGGCGTCATAGAGTACGGTGCCAGTAATTCAGAGGAGATATTGAAGGAGTACAATATTAGTGTGCGGAAATTTGCTCATGTGGCAATGTATTTTTTGCTAGCATCTTTAATTTTTATAGCATTGTGGCAGCTTAGGGTAAAAAAGCTGTTATCGGTAATAATTAGTTTCCTAATATGTATTTATATAGCACTTGTAGACGAAATTAACCAGATGAATTTTGCTGGAAGAAATTCGGGTGTAATAAGTGAAGGGATTAATGATATTTATAAAGATTTTGTTGGAATTATAACGGCTATACTTATATTATTTATAATCAGGATAATTAATGAGATTAGAAGCAAAAAAGTACAATAA
- a CDS encoding undecaprenyl-phosphate glucose phosphotransferase — MDGLLTACSFYIAYYIRNIFFGSLYGHLSPFTRYTWIVLMAAIIIPIVMTVFKSYEKMLEDKYRLLITRIILSIFTSVIGISAILFLSGDKSLSRLFLGIFGCTEVIVILLERTVLRVLIYFYAKNSVHKRNILIIGCDKVGKLYYERIKEQKHLDINIIGFLALNELQKAADDNKNIIGTIDELGTIAKQHNVMEVIVALSATEYGHLKDVISLCDREGLRVSILPAYYELLKVNMRVENMLGIPIINVRDVPLDSVGNRVLKRTFDIIVSLLAIILLSPVYIIVGLGVKLTSPGPILFKQERVGAGNKPFMMLKFRSMCVQKEEEEKTKWTTPNDARVTRFGAFIRRTSLDELPQFFNVLKGDMSIIGPRPERPYWVEKFKEEVPEYMLRHYIKTGITGWAQVNGLRGDTSIEERINCDNFYIRNWSIWMDIKIVFMTIMETLIKKNAY, encoded by the coding sequence ATGGATGGTTTGCTAACAGCTTGTTCTTTTTATATAGCATATTACATAAGAAATATCTTTTTTGGAAGTTTATATGGACACTTATCTCCCTTTACTAGATACACTTGGATAGTATTAATGGCAGCAATTATAATTCCGATAGTTATGACAGTTTTTAAATCATATGAGAAAATGTTAGAAGATAAATATAGATTGTTAATTACCAGAATTATATTGTCTATATTTACTAGCGTAATAGGTATATCGGCAATTTTGTTTCTATCGGGTGATAAGTCTCTAAGTAGATTGTTTTTGGGGATATTTGGATGTACAGAAGTAATTGTAATTCTATTAGAGAGGACAGTATTAAGAGTTCTGATTTACTTCTATGCAAAAAACAGTGTACATAAAAGAAATATATTGATAATTGGATGCGATAAGGTTGGTAAGTTATATTACGAAAGAATCAAGGAGCAAAAACATTTAGACATTAATATTATAGGATTTTTAGCTTTAAATGAGTTGCAAAAAGCTGCAGATGACAATAAGAACATTATTGGCACAATAGATGAATTGGGAACCATAGCAAAACAACATAATGTTATGGAAGTTATTGTTGCTCTTTCTGCTACAGAGTATGGACATTTAAAAGATGTAATTTCATTGTGTGATAGAGAAGGGCTAAGGGTTAGTATTTTGCCTGCTTATTATGAATTGCTCAAGGTAAATATGAGGGTTGAGAATATGCTCGGCATTCCCATTATAAATGTACGGGATGTTCCGCTGGATTCTGTAGGAAATAGAGTGTTAAAAAGAACATTTGATATTATTGTTTCACTTTTGGCAATAATACTATTATCGCCTGTGTATATTATAGTTGGATTAGGGGTAAAGCTTACATCACCGGGGCCAATACTTTTTAAACAGGAGAGAGTTGGTGCTGGGAATAAGCCATTTATGATGTTAAAGTTTCGTTCTATGTGTGTTCAGAAGGAAGAGGAAGAGAAGACAAAGTGGACTACGCCTAATGATGCCAGAGTTACTAGATTTGGTGCATTCATTAGAAGAACAAGCTTAGATGAATTGCCTCAGTTTTTTAACGTATTAAAGGGTGACATGAGTATAATAGGACCAAGACCTGAAAGGCCTTATTGGGTAGAAAAGTTCAAGGAAGAAGTTCCAGAATACATGCTCAGACACTATATAAAGACTGGAATTACAGGTTGGGCACAGGTTAATGGTCTTCGTGGTGATACTTCCATAGAAGAAAGAATTAATTGTGATAATTTTTATATTCGTAACTGGAGCATATGGATGGATATAAAAATAGTATTTATGACAATAATGGAAACACTCATAAAGAAAAATGCATATTAG
- the spoIIR gene encoding stage II sporulation protein R — MSKVVLFLKSNQLSKKIENIVKLAVIVLILSVLAAWIVSNIYAEDVNAGLSQNLIRLHVIANSDSDADQALKLQVRDAIIEYMKGKLANSKDIDETKTIINNNLRNIEKISQEVIAKNNFSYSVNAAMGNYDFPTKVYGDISLPAGRYEALRVVIGEGAGANWWCVLFPPLCFIDATHGTIPDSVKNDLKSSLSPEEFRLITTAENDDDIPIKIRFKVVELLQGSKIKVTGAINRMFR; from the coding sequence ATGAGTAAGGTGGTATTATTTTTAAAATCAAATCAATTAAGCAAGAAAATAGAAAATATAGTAAAATTGGCTGTCATAGTATTAATTTTGTCGGTACTTGCTGCATGGATTGTATCTAATATTTATGCAGAAGATGTGAATGCGGGACTTTCGCAGAATCTTATAAGACTTCATGTAATAGCTAATAGTGATTCAGATGCAGACCAAGCTTTAAAGCTACAAGTCCGTGATGCCATAATTGAATATATGAAGGGAAAATTGGCTAATTCAAAGGACATTGATGAAACTAAAACTATTATTAACAATAATTTAAGAAATATAGAAAAAATATCACAGGAAGTAATTGCAAAGAATAATTTCTCCTATAGTGTAAATGCAGCAATGGGAAATTATGATTTTCCTACTAAGGTATATGGAGATATATCCTTACCAGCTGGCAGGTATGAAGCCCTTAGGGTTGTTATAGGTGAAGGGGCTGGAGCTAATTGGTGGTGTGTACTTTTTCCGCCTTTGTGCTTTATTGATGCAACTCATGGTACAATACCTGACTCAGTAAAGAATGACTTAAAAAGTTCTCTTTCTCCTGAGGAGTTTAGGCTTATCACTACTGCAGAGAATGATGATGACATACCTATAAAAATTAGATTTAAGGTTGTTGAATTACTGCAGGGTTCAAAAATAAAAGTTACAGGTGCTATTAATAGAATGTTCAGATAG
- a CDS encoding ABC transporter ATP-binding protein, with amino-acid sequence MIEIQNLTKSYGQIKAVDDISFTVEKGEVLGFLGPNGAGKSTTMNIITGFIPSTEGTVKVCGYDIMESPEEVKKRIGYLPELPPLYMDMTVIEYLNFVAELKLVSKKQKNSQISDVMELVKLGDVRGRLIKNLSKGYKQRVGLAQSLLGAPEVLILDEPTVGLDPMQIIEIRKLIKALGKQHTIILSSHILPEVSAVCERVVIINKGKIAAIDTPENLSKGMGTVSKISVSIAGPKSSIVSSIEEIYGIKYVEPHIQKDNDVIEYIIESDKETDIRRPLFFAMAKAGYPIIELKSLDLSLEEIFLQLTTQEKEVI; translated from the coding sequence ATGATCGAGATTCAGAATTTGACCAAAAGTTACGGTCAGATAAAGGCTGTAGACGATATAAGTTTTACAGTTGAAAAAGGTGAAGTGCTTGGCTTTCTTGGTCCTAATGGTGCTGGAAAATCAACTACTATGAATATCATTACTGGCTTCATTCCTTCTACCGAGGGTACGGTAAAAGTATGTGGGTATGATATTATGGAAAGTCCAGAAGAAGTAAAAAAGAGAATTGGATACCTGCCAGAATTACCGCCATTATATATGGATATGACTGTTATTGAGTATCTTAACTTTGTGGCTGAATTGAAACTTGTTAGTAAGAAACAGAAAAATAGTCAAATTTCAGACGTTATGGAGCTTGTCAAATTAGGTGATGTACGTGGAAGATTAATAAAAAATCTGTCAAAAGGTTACAAGCAGAGAGTTGGACTAGCTCAGTCCCTTCTAGGTGCGCCAGAGGTTTTAATTCTAGATGAACCTACTGTTGGATTGGACCCTATGCAAATAATTGAAATTCGTAAATTAATCAAGGCACTTGGCAAGCAGCATACTATAATACTCAGTTCTCATATTTTGCCTGAAGTAAGTGCTGTTTGTGAACGAGTTGTAATTATTAATAAAGGTAAGATCGCTGCAATTGACACTCCTGAAAATCTTTCAAAGGGAATGGGAACAGTAAGTAAAATATCAGTATCAATTGCTGGACCAAAGAGTTCAATAGTGAGCAGTATTGAAGAAATTTATGGAATTAAATATGTAGAACCTCATATTCAAAAAGATAATGATGTTATTGAATATATTATAGAATCTGATAAAGAGACGGATATTAGACGACCTCTATTTTTTGCTATGGCAAAAGCTGGATATCCTATAATTGAATTAAAATCCTTGGATCTTTCACTTGAAGAGATATTCTTACAATTAACCACGCAAGAAAAGGAGGTTATATAA